CAAAAGAACCTATGTACATTAAAGTTTTCCTACCGTATTTATCAATTAAAGAGATTCCAATTAATGTAAAAATCAAATTAACCAACCCAATTCCAATACTGCTAAAAAGCGAAGCTGATTTTTCTAGACCTGCCAATTCAAAAATTCGTGGAGCATAGTATAAAAAAGCATTAATCCCTGAAAACTGATTGAATAAGGCTATGAAGAAAGCGAGCATCAATGGCTTTCTATATTTTTTTATAAAAATAGATTCATTTTGAACTTCTTTCAGGCTTTCATTTTCCATAGCTCCAATTTCTAAATCAACCTCTTTATCTGTATGTACTTGTTTCAAAATAGTAATTGCTTTTTCATACTCTTTTTTGTATTCATACAACCAACGAGGACTTTCAGGAATTCCAAAAACAAGTAAAGTATAAATCAAAGCTGGTACCATTTGCACACCTAACATCCAGCGCCAAGCATTAGCCCCGAAGTCCTGTAACAAATAGTTAGACAAAAAGGCAATTAATATTCCGAACACAATATTAAATTGGTACAATGCTACCAATTTCCCTCTGTCTTTTGCTGGAGCAATTTCAGAAACATAGGTTGGCGCTGCTATTGTTGAAGCTCCTATTCCTAAGCCACCTAGAAAACGAAAAAACGAAAAAATAATGGCGTTATCTGCAAAAGCTGTTCCTATAGAGGAAAGGAAAAACAAAACACCAATTACTATTAATGTTTTCTTTCTACCTAATCTATTAGTCGGAATTGCTCCAAAAATAGCTCCAATTACGGTTCCCCATAATGCCGAAGACATAACTACCAATCCATGATATAAATCGGAAGTATTCCATAATTGTTGCAATTGCTTGTCAGCCCCAGAAATTACCACAGTATCAAAACCGAATAAAAAACCTGCTAATGCTACTACAATAGACCAGTACACTATTTTTTTATTTTTCATTTTGCCTTTTTAATTAGTTAATTTATATTTTTACGAATTATCCATTATGCTTATTAACAACTAAACATTCAATATTATTTTTTCGGTGTTAACCTTGCTGCCCAGCCACCATTTTTTACCATTTTAATGAAAATAACCTGCTCCTGTTTTACAAGTCTTTGTTGTTTTTTATAATCCATTGCTTGTCTTCCTGCATTAATTCCATCTTCAAAAGAGGTCATATCATATTCTTTATTTTTATCTAAAAAATCAAGTTTAACTTTAAATTCTCTGTTCTCTTGACTTCCATTGTTTATACCTCCGATAAACCATTGATCTCCTTTTCGTTTAGCTATTAAAGCATATTCACCAGCTTTGGCTTCAAGAGCAATTGTCTCATCCCAAGTGGTAGGCACCTGAGTTATAAATTCAGTACATTCTTTGTTTTGGTAATAATTGGTTGGATTATCAGCAAGCATTTGTAAACCACTTTCAAAAACCACATATAATGCCATCTGAAACGCTCTGGTACCCATACCTGCGGAATTTGGTCTCTCACTACGATATACTTCAGGCTGCATGTTTATCATGGCACCAGGCGTAAAATCCATTGGTCCTACAGCGTTTCTCATAAAAGGCAGGTATAAACTATTACTAACTGTTGCTCCTCCCATTTGTTCCAATCCTCTAACACCTTCATAAGAAAGAAGATTTGGGTAAGCATATTCTAAACCTGCTGGTTTGAATGATCCATGAAAATCGACAAACATTTTGTATTTGGCAGCTTCTTTTACTACTCTTTCATAATAATTCACCATCCATTGATCGCTGCGATCCATAAAATCAATTTTTACTCCTGCAATTCCCCAATCACTAAA
The Flavobacterium sp. 5 DNA segment above includes these coding regions:
- a CDS encoding sugar porter family MFS transporter, which produces MKNKKIVYWSIVVALAGFLFGFDTVVISGADKQLQQLWNTSDLYHGLVVMSSALWGTVIGAIFGAIPTNRLGRKKTLIVIGVLFFLSSIGTAFADNAIIFSFFRFLGGLGIGASTIAAPTYVSEIAPAKDRGKLVALYQFNIVFGILIAFLSNYLLQDFGANAWRWMLGVQMVPALIYTLLVFGIPESPRWLYEYKKEYEKAITILKQVHTDKEVDLEIGAMENESLKEVQNESIFIKKYRKPLMLAFFIALFNQFSGINAFLYYAPRIFELAGLEKSASLFSSIGIGLVNLIFTLIGISLIDKYGRKTLMYIGSFGYIISLGLVTLAFYNEWKGMAVPLFFFLFIASHAIGQGSVIWVFISEVFPNKLRAAGTSFGTSVHWVLAALIPSFIPFLFKEIGATTVFSIFCIMMVFQLFWVFFKMPETKGRTLEELSESLQTK